A part of Sceloporus undulatus isolate JIND9_A2432 ecotype Alabama unplaced genomic scaffold, SceUnd_v1.1 scaffold_13, whole genome shotgun sequence genomic DNA contains:
- the LOC121917235 gene encoding OX-2 membrane glycoprotein-like — translation MHPKVNEGNCSFWTFQNLTICIILIELCRVQGEIITKNKDVEVGGRVTLRCTLSKLYDTIQVTWQKEMNGSVVNMATYQNGKGPNILPPYNHQINFTVLGVNDTAITFWNASIQDDGCYRCIFNTFPLGSVTGKPCLSVYTHLSIFIYYKTSDRHTNATCFASGFPRPSISWLPPGHKMNENLITNPNGTVSVMRSIFANTSGNHAGQELICRVKHRRKEVDLKLALLGRGHNHQDYLVLILLALMPMIILMN, via the exons ATGCATCCCAAG gTGAATGAAGGTAATTGTTCCTTTTGGACTTTCCAGAACTTGACTATATGTATCATACTTATAGAGCTCTGTAGGGTACAAG gtgaaataattacaaaaaacaaagatGTGGAAGTTGGTGGCAGAGTTACTTTGAGATGTACATTATCAAAGCTGTATGACACTATTCAAGTTACATGGCAGAAAGAAATGAATGGAAGTGTTGTAAATatggcaacatatcaaaatggAAAAGGTCCAAATATCCTCCCACCATACAATCATCAAATCAATTTCACAGTTTTAGGAGTCAATGATACTGCGATCACCTTTTGGAATGCTAGTATCCAAGATGATGGGTGCTACCGATGCATATTTAATACATTTCCTTTAGGATCTGTCACAGGAAAGCCGTGTCTTTCTGTTTACA CCCACCTCAGCATCTTTATATACTACAAAACCTCTGATAGACATACAAATGCTACCTGCTTTGCATCCGGCTTCCCACGCCCTTCTATCTCATGGCTTCCACCAGGACACAAAATGAATGAAAACCTGATCACAAATCCCAATGGCACTGTATCTGTTATGCGCAGCATCTTTGCAAATACCTCAGGAAACCATGCTGGACAAGAGCTGATCTGCAGAGTTAAACACAGAAGAAAAGAGGTGGACCTCAAACTGGCATTATTAGGCAGAG gCCACAATCATCAGGATTATTTGGTTCTAATTCTACTGGCCCTAATGCCTATGATCATTCTTATGAATTAG
- the LOC121917236 gene encoding uncharacterized protein PF11_0207-like — protein sequence MNTRKTKIESSQQRRPSFGSGSSEQTALLEELKSLYYEIKEDMKAMKRDMNAMRKEIKQEIRQEIRAELKDIKDSIGKVEEDISRMGKNMDKLEDKTEKINKKVSDFEKNYERDLDERALQDLKQRENCIKIRGLKEKDNEDLYEYLTPTLAEYVGIELDSFEIEISKMFRVNSKIAKQKRLPRDVVVYFTRKKMRDQIIQLNYEQSLEMDGEELVILKDVPLRILRKRNEYKPLAELLRNNDIPYRWDRLEGVIFRYKLETFRINSTLKMKDFLRKYKKELEKRTDNEEREKQKAKTGETPDSEPCNEEENKEEVNEKDPEGI from the coding sequence atgaaCACTAGGAAAACCAAGATAGAATCAAGCCAACAGAGAAGACCTTCTTTTGGATCTGGCAGCTCAGAACAGACAGCCTTACTGGAGGAACTAAAATCACTTTACTACGAAATAAAGGAAGATATGAAGGCGATGAAGAGAGACATGAATGctatgagaaaagaaataaaacaagaaatacgTCAGGAGATAAGAGCAGAATTAAAAGACATTAAGGACTCtataggaaaagtggaggaagaTATATCTCGGATGGGGAAAAATATGGATAAGTTAGAAGACAAGACGGAAAAGATAAACAAAAAAGTCAGTGACTTCGAAAAGAATTATGAGAGAGATCTTGATGAGAGAGCACTGCAAGATCTAAAACAACGTGAAAACTGTATTAAAATTAGAGGTTTAAAGGAGAAAGACAACGAGGATCTATATGAATACCTGACACCGACATTAGCAGAATATGTAGGAATCGAATTAGACAGTTTTGAGATCGAAATCAGTAAGATGTTCCGCGTTAACtctaaaattgcaaaacaaaaaaggctCCCGAGAGACGTTGTTGTATattttacaaggaaaaaaatgagaGACCAGATTATTCAACTAAACTATGAACAAAGTCTTGAAATGGATGGGGAAGAGCTTGTTATTTTGAAAGATGTCCCTTTGAGAATCTTGAGAAAACGGAATGAGTATAAACCATTGGCGGAGCTACTGAGAAATAACGACATTCCCTACAGATGGGATAGGCTAGAGGGGGTGATATTTAGATATAAATTAGAGACGTTTAGGATCAATTCTACACTGAAAATGAAAGATTTTTTGAGAAAATATAAGAAGGAATTGGAGAAAAGAACTGACAACGAGGAAAGGGAAAAACAGAAGGCGAAAACGGGAGAAACACCAGACTCGGAGCCTTGCAATGAAGAGGAAAATAAGGAAGAAGTCAATGAAAAAGATCCAGAAGGAATTTAA